One Vespula pensylvanica isolate Volc-1 chromosome 1, ASM1446617v1, whole genome shotgun sequence genomic region harbors:
- the LOC122630695 gene encoding PMS1 protein homolog 1-like: MSITSLDENTIRLVTTTQIITSVYSAVKELVENAFDANAKNIEINLVDNGTSLIEVKDDGDGISNIDASYMALPSCTSKISSFADLGMLKTYGFRGEALNALCRISDVVIMTKTDKDEVGRLYNMDNNGNIITSELYPRPRGTTVQIKQMFKQLPVRRKLITDKKKSNQDIKLIETLLKSFGICNYTVRISYKVNNNVVFMKPNLDSIKEAAEYILGSKVICNMKWITYEETEATIQLMIPDKEIQDINEICQTNHHYIFINNRPIKYKTIEKVVNDIFSEYFSHKLSVKKKPIFLVHILMDPMDVDVNLEPNKDAVLLKNQQIILDAINQLLTNFYGVQKMEQKRKNSDEISNYDQDYSSITNEDTSRTELPVCKRRKILSSMDEKEIESMKKEIKKSINRVLVPQKSNKNTTELLKQHIIEEIPHCENTLNNSISTDGKNNISEDELQAITNYLNTTSALHNSNIHNIDTNCTDHNKLKHNYINNPIYTNDSLLNDLNSTDEKSNIQETVNSLDNQIDISNESISQLPVVDLGEDFEFDLILNERSNVNTHIEKIHDIQNNEKSNNLAKEKHSLETWSKGHVEGLKGGTDIKPFTDCTNHISLSNNSYTAETTFTKFAKDIRSEIIKENPKLSAVEVARKITDIWKHLPSQEHGYYQDLVHEEKANKEKAKNDKSKKKLDEDVKKNKRRLLRMLENMKNSNTQKSENLAMRTTIPWNMNIEKITKSFQNRCDYNNIHHVVGSISINLWIIQNSAQLWLLDISHILKGLNITDLVIDKIQSQDVEKLFKQWILEKKDMSMIFPIYTLT; this comes from the exons CAATAAGACTTGTAACTACTACACAAATTATAACATCCGTCTATAGTGCTGTTAAAGAATTGGTAGAAAATGCTTTTGATGCAAatgcaaaaaatattgaaattaatctt gtTGATAATGGCACATCGCTAATAGAAGTAAAAGATGATGGGGATGGTATTTCAAATATAGATGCCTCATATATGGCTTTACCTTCCTGTACTTCCAAAATATCAAGTTTTGCAGATTtag gtATGCTAAAAACTTATGGATTTCGAGGTGAAGCATTAAATGCATTATGTAGAATCAGTGATGTTGTTATTATGACAAAAACAGATAAGGACGAGGTAGGCAGATTGTATAATATGGATAAcaatggaaatattattacatcagAATTATATCCAAGACCCAGag GTACAACGGTTCAAATCAAACAAATGTTTAAACAATTAccagtaagaagaaaattaattactgacaaaaaaaaatcaaatcaagatattaaattaatagaaacgtTGCTTAAAAGCTTTGgaatatgtaattatacaGTGAGAATTagttataaagtaaataataatgtcgTATTCATGAAACCAAATCTAGATAGTATCAAAGAAGCAGCAGAATATATTCTTGGGAGCAAAGTCATATGTAATATGAAGTGGATTACTTATGAAGAAACTGAG gCTACAATACAATTAATGATTCCTGATAAAGAGATACAGGATATAAACGAAATTTGTCAAACTAatcatcattatatttttatcaataatcgtcctattaaatataaaaccaTTGAAAAG gTAGTGAATGACATATTTTCAGAATATTTTAGTCACAAACtgtcagtaaaaaaaaaaccaatatTTCTTGTACATATTTTGATGGATCCAATGGATGTTGACGTTAATTTAGAACCTAATAAAGATGCagtacttttaaaaaatcag cAAATAATTCTTGATGCTATAAATCaacttttaacaaatttttatggtGTACAAAAGAtggaacagaaaagaaaaaattctgatGAAATAAGTAATTATGATCAAGATTACTCATCGATAACTAACGAAGATACTTCAAGAACAGAATTGCCTGTATGTAAAAGACGCAAAATTTTATCTAGTatggatgaaaaagaaattgaaagtatgaaaaaagaaattaaaaaaagtataaacagAGTATTAGTTCCacaaaaatctaataaaaatacaacTGAGTTATTGAAACAGcatattatcgaagaaatacCCCATTGTGAAAACACgctaaataattcaataagtACGGATGggaagaataatatttctgaGGATGAATTACAAGCTAtcacaaattatttaaacactACATCAGCTTTACATAActcaaatatacataatatagatACCAATTGTACAGATCATAATAAACTTAAACATAATTATAT caaCAATCCAATATATACCAATGATTCATTACTAAATGATTTGAATTCGACTGATGAAAAAAGTAACATTCAGGAGACTGTAAATTCATTAGATAATCAAAttgatatttcaaatgaaagtATTAGTCAATTACCTGTAGTGGACCTAGGTGAAGATTTTGAGTTTGatcttatattaaatgaaagaagtaATGTAAATACACATATTGAAAAGATACatgatatacaaaataatgaaaaatctaataaCTTAGCAAAAGAAAAGCACTCATTGGAAACATGGAGTAAAGGACATGTAGAGGGTTTAAag GGAGGTACAGATATAAAACCATTTACCGATTGTACAAACCATATATCATTAAGTAATAATTCTTACACTGCAGAGACaacatttacaaaatttgCAAAGGACATCAGATCGGAGA taataaaagaaaatcctaAATTATCAGCAGTAGAAGTTGCTCGTAAAATAACAGATATTTGGAAACATTTGCCATCTCAAGAACATGGCTATTATCAAGATCTTGTTCATGAAGAGAAagcaaacaaagaaaaagcaaaaaatgacaaatcgaagaagaaacttgATGAAGAtgtcaagaaaaataaaagacgacTGTTACGTATGcttgaaaatatgaaaaactcGAATACACAAAAGTCAGAAAATCTAGCAATGAGGACTACAATACCATGGAAtatgaatatagaaaaaattacaaaaagttTCCAAAATAG atgtgattataataatattcatcatGTAGTAGGATCAATTAGTATAAATTTATGGATCATTCAAAATAGTGCACAACTTTGGTTACTAgatatttctcatattttaaAAGGTTTAAATATCACTGACCTGGTCATAGATAAG ATACAATCCCAAGATGttgaaaaactttttaaacaatggattttagaaaaaaaggatatgtcAATGATATTTCCAATATACACATTgacatga